Below is a genomic region from Drosophila albomicans strain 15112-1751.03 chromosome 2R, ASM965048v2, whole genome shotgun sequence.
ATTATTACTGATAATAATATCGCGAATTCTTTCAAAAAATGCCTctccaaaatattttaagatgGCAAACAGTGAGAACAATTTTcctataaatatgaaatattttgaaatactctccaaaagaattattttttgtattcaatcACCATAGTCATTACTAATAGTAGATGCAATTGATTGGATGGGGATATAGCGAATCATTGCAGCCCCTTCGAATATTACAGTCACATATATGATTAAAGCCATGTCTAAGAAGACCtgaaagaaataacaaaaatagtaAGCTTATTTTATATGTGAAATTTCTAATTGTAAACTTACAGGTGCCAGGCGAAACATGGCAGTAATTGAAGAAATTAACATGCCCATTACAGAATCAGataattttattagtttacTTAAAAGTAGGTAGCCAACAAATATTCCCATAATAGCTGATGCTGgtattacaaatatgtatatatcacCACcctcataaaatatataaaatgcacTACTAAAACGCCATTCCTTAtcctttattatattttcattttgagatGTTAGGAAGTAAGCCAAAATCAATAGCTGTAATATACAGCGACCGTTATTTTTTCGCCTTATAATTGGGACTTTCATAAGATCTTTCAGAAGCTTAAGATCAAAGAATTGTGTGCACATATTATTTCCAGTAAGTATTGACACCGAAGGTTCGTTGATGTCGATCATTTGGCTTGACTTGGGCTCCTTTAATATCATGACAATGTAGATTAAGGCAGCAATTTGGCAACACGCACCTATTGCAAAGGATgctgaaaaaaaacataagtATAAAAAGATTTCTTTATAGAATAAACAgtcaatatatattattaaaccCACTTGTATAGCCAAAAACTTTATAGCTAGATTCGCAGAAGTAAATTACTAATATTGCAAGTTTCTCAACTATGGCACATGAGACAAAACGCAAAGTTCTATCTTTTGCAGAAGTTGATATGGCTATGTAGCTATACACTGACATcatgaaacatattttgccGCCAAAAAGATTAATGAGCATTGAACTATAAACAGCAAACTTCCACGGTATATCCTTTAAAAATAGCGACGCCAAGAGCTGACCTGTTAATCACTAGAAATCAAATTTCTCTACTTGCTGACTGAATTTATgatactcacacacaaaaaataggCAATTTCCTAAAATGGGTAACATCATGAAGGCTTTATGCTTATTGTAACGATCTATCCAACCTCCAGCGAAGCACAATATTATCAAAGGGAATATTATATCTGGAACATTGTATTGTTTTATTCTTACTCATCAATATGAGTTGTTTCGTAGCATttggttaattatttttacctATTTCCTTACAATAGAGTAATCTTAAAATCTACAATTTTGGCATGTCCACCTGTGCAATtccttttaaaattaatttcaccTATACTTCCATTTATGTAAGCATCGTGTATGACTGCACACATGGATGGACATGCCATACAACGTTTAAAAATTTCTATTGCACTGTAATTAAGATGACCTGGAgccaaatataaaaacaatattagcTCGACAAATAGATAACGTTGACACACTTCTcgtaaataattcatttttgacTTTTCACTTGTGGCCTCAATCGCAATAGCGGCCTCTTCGAAAGAGTTTCCATTATCCATttcaatcatttattttaatttttttttcttttcaaattcCACACTACACGCAACTCTTCGCCTTAAGTTCTAAAATCGAACTGTCTGTTTTTGAGCATTGGCCGGTAACCCAATGAGCCTTGCCCATAATACCACCCAATTCAAAAAAGTATCCACCAATATTAACATCGTCCTTCCTTCCATACGAAAGTATTATATCGTATGGCTAACATAACCCTTTAGAGAAGGTTTAGTGACTCCCTTATAGGTCCTAAAAACATGTTTTATCACCTTTTTATTGCCATTGTTAACACGAGAACTAATAGAAATAATTTGGTAGTATAAACGTGACTTCCATATAGCTCATGACTAAACTCATTCGgttaaattataacaaattacaCTGTAAATTTACCCGTAGCTTTTTGTATATTCGGGTATCTTATAGTTTGTTATACACacaaaagataaatataaaataatattacaatcttaaatttaagaaatatttctttgAGTAATTTGATTATGAATCTTGGGATCTGTATTTGTCACTTCCGTTTCTTAATTTTGCTAAGCCAAGTTCGCACTACGACGACGAATTAGAAAATGGCAAGCACTgaaatatgataataattacGTTTAAGTatagaaaattgtattaaaaataaatgtgttcaaCTTACAACAAAATCAGTACATTTGGTACGTAAAACAGTTCAATAAATAGCAACATTAAATTctcaaatgaatgaattacGACAGAAAGGACTGGAAGAAAAATGCGTGGATATGTGAAGACAACAATTGGTTCCAAGATGCCagagtatatattttattgttctagaacatttatatattttaaaaggttTCGGTTTCTTTTTAGTGACGTAAGTAAATCGTTCAGggattttcgattttcgttgCCAAATTCGTGCCTCGACGGTGTAATAAAAAGTAACATACACTACAAGTTATTATACATTAGtgaagatttttaaataatattcgaaataatattttagacTTACGTGAATATCAGCACAGTGGGTACATAGAAAAAATTACTCAGAATGAAGACGCCTCCCGGAAATGATTTAGAAGTGGCAGCGTAAACTGCATTGTAGATATATGGAAATGTGTGaacaactgtgagatacccgcaaagttgcattaaataaagtaatagtTGATTTGAAGATACTCACTAACAAAGTGAGTGCATTCACCTACTATAAGCAACATCATGATGGTTTTATGCTGATTGTAGCGATCTGTCCATCCTCCAGCAAAAAGTAAGATAATCAATGGAAGTACAAAATCTGCGTAtcatgaaaaaaaaaatatacatatcaaGTTCATAAAAAGCGATTGCGAACAGTCCTTAAAATGGCCCAACTTTAATGGCCCAAATATCCGACACTGTTCTGTTTTCAAAGTGatttgaatacaaatattaagcTTAATTGATTAAGTAATGGTGTGATATGCATAAAACCAGTTATTGTAATTAcctatatagtaaatattttcaaaataattatacaatacaGAGTGTGCTTTATATCTTATagtacaacaacaagcgaCATCGCCATCACATTTGCTACCGCGCTTCATTCCCAATTTAAAAAACCGTTGCCAAGTTTTGCGATACAAACTTGGCGATACTGCAAAtggtattatattttattgtttatagaaatttatgcCCAATGTAAAAACAATAATGGTTCTATAACAAAATAACGACGCCACAAgttttaaagatatttgaACTTCGACTTTTTGTCGACCGTATTCACAGATCCGACATCGTTGGGTGCAGTTCCATCcgtcatttcatttttttcgaaaattgtCTTTGGGCAACATTATTTTAGCTCATGAACCCCCAAATTCCCTatcttataaaaaaatatattgcttttttattattgacaCAAAGGCGAAATGATACACACAAGTTCGTCTTTTTCATTCCATAATTTCCTGCAAGCACGAAGTTATAcgagtaaaatataatataatataatataatataatataatataatataatataatataatataatataatataatatatataatataatataatataatataatataatataatataatataatataatataatataatataatataatataatataatataatataatataatataatataatataatataatataatataatataatataatataatattatataatatttataaacgtaatttataaaaatattagaacATACCtgaatgtatataaataagtagattaaatatttatagaatccTGCTGTTCATTTGTTCCGTCTTTCTTAGCTAACTTTGTATTTTGACGACGTATTAGGAAGTAGCATGCcctacaaaataattaatcaaaattaatgatAAAAAATTGATACAACCCTTGCATTCGCTTGAAGTCAAATGATTCCAGCTTACATAAATATTAGTCCGATTGATAAATATAAGAATACCTCATAGAAGGATCTAGTATTTTCGCCGGACATATAAAAGAGCATtctaacaaaaaatgtttttccaaAATATTGCAAGATGGCAAACAGTGAGAACATTTttcctataaatataaaatgttttgaaatactctgcaaattaattattttttttattcaatcacCATAGTCATTACTAATAGAGGATGCAATTGATTGAATGGGGACATAATGAATCATTCCAGCCTTTTCGAATATTACAGTCACATAACTGATTGAATCCTTGCCTAAGAAGACCTggaagaaataaaagaaatattaagcTTATTTTATATGTGGAATTTCTAATTGTAAACTTACAGGTGCCAGGCGAAACATGGCAGTAATTGAAGAAATTAACATGCCCATTACAGAATCAGATAATTTCATTAGTTTACTTAAAAGTAGGTAGCCAACATATATTCCCATAATAGCTGatgataatataaaattgtataaattaataCTCTCATAATAATATGGAAATCTAGTACTAAAACGCCATCCTATATCACTTATTAGTTTTCCATGTTGAGAGGTGAGGAAGTAAGCCAAAATCAATAGTAGTAATATAGAGCGACCGTTATTCTTTCGCCTTATAAATGGAACTTTTATAAAATCTTTCAGAAGCTTGAGATTAAAGAATTGTATGCACATATTATTTCCAGTAGATATTGGCTTTGAAGGTTCGTTGTTGTCGATCATTTGGCTTAGCTTGGGCTCCTTTAATATCATGACAATGTAGATTAAGGCAGCAATTTGGCAACACGCACCTATTGCAAAGGATGctgaaaaaatacatatgaataGAAGAATTTCTGTATAGAATATataatcaatatatattattaaactcACTTGTGTAGCCAAATAGTTTATAGCTATATCCGCTGATGTTTATTACTAAGACTGCAAGTAGCTCAACTATGGCACATGAGACAAAACGCAAAGTTCTATATTTTGCAGGAGTTGATATGGCTATGTAGCTATACACTGACATcatgaaacatattttgccGCCAAAAAGATTAATGAGCATTGAACTATAAACAGCAAACTTCCATGGTATATCGTTTAAAAATAACGACGCTAGGAGCTGACCTGTTAATCACTAGAAATCACATTTCTCAACTTGCTGACTGAATTTATGATACTCACATACAAAGAACAGGCAATTTCCTAAAATGGGCAACATCATGAAGGTTTTATGCTTATTGTAACGATCTATCCATCCTCCAGCGAAGCACAATATTATCAACGGGAATATTATATCTGGAACATTGTATTGTTTTATTCTTACTCATCAATATTAACTGTTACGTAGCATttggttaattatttttaccaATTTCCCCACAATAGCGTATTGTTAAATGTACATCTTTGGCAAGTTCTTCTGTGCAGTTCTTTTCGTAATTAATTTCCTCAATACTTTCATTTATATAAGCATCGTGTGTGACTGTACACATGGACGGACAGGGCAtacaataccaaaaaaatgatATTGCTTTATAATTAAGACGACTAGGAgccaaatataaaaacaatatcgGCTCGACAAATAGATAACGTTGACACACTTCTcgtaaataattcatttttgacTTTTCACTTGTGGCCTCAATCGCAATAGCAGCCTCTTCGAAAGAGTTTCTATTATccatttgaataatttgttttaatttttttctttcgaaaTTCCACACTACACGCAACACTTCGCCTCAAGTTCTAAAGTCAAACTGACGGTTTTTGAGTATTGTCAggtttttagtttagtttagtctTAACCTAGCCCTGCCCATATCATTCCACCACATTACCgcaagtcaaaaaaaatatcCACCAAAATGTACATCGTCCTTACTTTTATACGAAAGTATCTTTTGACTAATATTACCATTGAGAGAAGGTTTAAGGACTCCCATATCGGTCATAAAACATGTGTTAACATGAgaattaatagaaataatttgGTAGTTTACACGTGACTATAGCTCACGACTAAATTCATTaggttaaattaaaaaaaattacactGTAAATTTAGCCTTagattatatatttgtatattcgtCTTTCTTACGGCttgttacacacacaaaatagaaataaaaattagtattacaatttttaatttgatttgattataGATCATGGATCTTCGGATCTGTATTTGTCCCTTCAGTTTCTTAATTTTGCTAAGCCAAGTTCGCACTACGATGACGAATTAGAAAATAGCAAGCACTgaaatatgataataattacGTTTAAgtatagaaaattatattaaaaataaatgcgtcCAACTTACAACAAAATCAGCATAGTTGGTACGTAAAACAGTTCAATAAATAGCAACATTAAATTCTCAAATGAATCAATTACGACAGAAAGGACTGGAACAAATATGCGTGGATATATGAAGACAACAATTGGTTCCAAGATgccaaagaaagaaaataattttcctAGAATGATAAACCGCTTAAAATGTTATGTCAAAGCgtaaagttttgcttttatttaccATCGCCCTCACTAATAGATGATGCTATGCATTTAATTGGTATTATACGAAGAATGGAAAACAAATCGAGCACTTGAGCAGTATAAAACTCTTTAGAAGTTGTTTTAGTATCTGCAATGACCTATATAACAGATGatcatatattaattaatgaaattcaagAACTCCATCAATAAACTTACAAACATGCCGCGTGACACAGCTGTGAAGACAGCAATCCAGATTCCAATCATGGAATCGGAGAATTTCCACATTTTACTAAAAATGACACCACAAAGACAGGCTCCAATAATAGATGTCACAAGTTTTTTCATTCTGTATGTGTTGTGACTAtgatcataataatattttgattcaaTGTATATAGTTCCCACAGTCAAGTAGTAACACAAAATTAATAGCAGAAATATAAGGCTTCCATTATTGCCTCGTTTCTTAAAAggtaatttaataaactccAACAGCAGACTCGGATCAAAGAATTCTTTCAACACATTTCGTCGAGGAGGTTTCAACGataatttcacatttgtgACGTTCTCTTTAATCGGCAAGTCATCCAGATTTGTTAAAAGAGTATCGGCAGCGGAATCATTCAATTGAGAAAAACTTTCATTTGACTTCGGCTCTTTTACTAAGTAGATACCGTAGAGTATGCCAGCGATTTGAATATGCACACATATTGCGCAAGTTACTGAAATTGGCAttcataaatacaattttaaaatactgctTCACAGACTGAAAAATAAACTTACTTGTATACCCAAAGTAATTGATAGGCTCAATGATTACACTTAGATAGTTTGTAAGTAAAACAAACACTGCAAGGATACTGAAGCGTAAAAATCGATCACTCTCTGGAGTTGTTGTGGTTATGTAACTGTACAAAGACATCATGAAGCATGGACTATCCCCAAAAAGAGCTGGCAGCATTGAGCTATAGCAACTATATTTTAACGGCAGACTATCAAAGAATACCGAAAAAATTAACTGATCTGTAAGATACATAAGTTTgtatttagaaatttataCTGTACATACTTGGAAAATACTCACTCTTATAGTAAAGACATCTGCCCACAATTGGTATAATAAGGAACGCTTTACGCCGATTGTATCGATCCGCCCAGCCTCCAGCaaacattaatataatatatggaATAACGAATGCTGCACGAAGATAGAAAAACTATCGATTATAAGATAAGGTATTCATTATAAGGTTATTATGCTTACCTATTCTTGaactatataaatacacattGTTCATGAGTGGATCAGTCTCATCTTTGCAaacatcaaaatgaaaattgggCCAAAAAGTTTCGCCTGCCATGTAAAAGCACGTGAATGCGTCGTAGCTCAGATTAAAGCGACATTCATTGTTTATCGGCAAATAGTCCAAACTTAATACACTTGGTGcccaaaataaaatcaatatcgGCTCGACAATTAGATAACGGCGCCAGAACTCTTTAAGATAGTTTAATTTGGGCGCCATGGCTTTAAGAGCGACCTTCACGCAA
It encodes:
- the LOC117575293 gene encoding uncharacterized protein LOC117575293, which produces MLINLFGGKICFMMSVYSYIAISTPAKYRTLRFVSCAIVELLAVLVINISGYSYKLFGYTTSFAIGACCQIAALIYIVMILKEPKLSQMIDNNEPSKPISTGNNMCIQFFNLKLLKDFIKVPFIRRKNNGRSILLLLILAYFLTSQHGKLISDIGWRFSTRFPYYYESINLYNFILSSAIMGIYVGYLLLSKLMKLSDSVMGMLISSITAMFRLAPVFLGKDSISYVTVIFEKAGMIHYVPIQSIASSISNDYGKMFSLFAILQYFGKTFFVRMLFYMSGENTRSFYEVFLYLSIGLIFMACYFLIRRQNTKLAKKDGTNEQQDSINI
- the LOC117575262 gene encoding uncharacterized protein LOC117575262; translation: MLPALFGDSPCFMMSLYSYITTTTPESDRFLRFSILAVFVLLTNYLSVIIEPINYFGYTITCAICVHIQIAGILYGIYLVKEPKSNESFSQLNDSAADTLLTNLDDLPIKENVTNVKLSLKPPRRNVLKEFFDPSLLLEFIKLPFKKRGNNGSLIFLLLILCYYLTVGTIYIESKYYYDHSHNTYRMKKLVTSIIGACLCGVIFSKMWKFSDSMIGIWIAVFTAVSRGMFVIADTKTTSKEFYTAQVLDLFSILRIIPIKCIASSISEGDGKLFSFFGILEPIVVFIYPRIFVPVLSVVIDSFENLMLLFIELFYVPTMLILFACYFLIRHRSANLA